The genome window AAAGCGGTGCATTTTGCCGCCAATCGAGGCTTCCCTTTTGCCCGGGCTTCACTGGATATCCGGAAATCTCTTCCCGACAGCGTAAATCAGAAAACAGATTCTTCCCTTACCGTTTTTATCGATATCGAAACAGACAAGCCATATCGATTTGCATCCCCCCTGTTCATGGGCGAACTGTCAACCAAAGAAAAAGTCCTTGTCCATGATATTATCACAAAGAAGGGCGCCCGGTTTTCACTTGATGCAATCGAGCAATCACGCAGACGACTTCTTTCACGCGATTATATCACCTCTGTGGAAACAGGGGTACCTGCCATTATCGACGATAGTTCTCCCGGAACGAAAAAGGAATCGGCATCAGACACAGTCTTCGACCGGCCGAATCACCAGGAGGAAGATGAGCCGGGGGTAGCAGTTCCCTTTATTATCACCGACAAATCGGGTCTGGGCCTTAATGGTGCACTTACATTTCAATCCGAAAGCGATACACGGCTAATCGGGGTCCTCGATGTATCGCTTCTCAATGTATTCGGAAGGGGTGAATCGGCGGTTCTGACATATAAAGGCGAAAAAAATCTTCAGCAGTTTGAAATGAATGTTTCGAAAGCCTGGCTCTTTGGTCTCCCGCTTTTTATAAACATTGGTTTCGGACTTGAAATAAAGGAGAATGAATACGGTCACCTCCATGGGAAAGGAATATTTCTTACCGAACTCAAACCTCAGTGGCAGGCGGGAGTAGCACTCAAGGGTCAGGAGACTTCAGTGGAAGAAAATGTGGATTTAATCCGCGAATCATGGCAATTTTACGGAGCGGACCTTCTTCTCATGCGTAAGGCGGAAAGATATCGAGCCGGTAATTTATCCAGGGGTCTCTTTATTGAAACCGGCACCGGTATTGCAGATAAAGGTGGTAAAAACAACTCGCGGTGGCACCTGGGTTTTTCTGCAGATTTTCATGTGCCGCTCCTTGCCCGTCAGGCGATAGCAACACGCATTACCGCCAAAAACCTTTTTACCAAAGAAAAAGACCTTTCGGATGTCGAGCTGTATCGCGTTGGGGGATATAACTCAATCCGGGGCTATGCCGATAATCAGTTTTCTCTTCAAACAGTAGCATACATGCAAGGCGAATATCTTTTCTACTTCAAAGAACGTGGCTCGGCATATATTTTCATTGACTGTGGAACCGGCCTTAAAAGCAAGTCGGCACTTTCAACTCAATCCCGTATCGAAATGCTTGGATACGGAATTGGTATCCGGATTCCAACCGGGATCGGAACAGCATCGGTGGAATGGGCACGGAATTATGAAGAAACCCGGGGATTCGGTCGTATACATATACTCTTTCAAAATCCCCTGGCATCGAGGACTCCATGGAGATAATCAGAACATCGTTAATTATTCTAACCGCCTTTGCTCTGGTGCATAGTAACGAGGCTGAGTGTATCTATTCAGATTCTTCCTGGTCCACTCTTTCACCGGCCAAACGGAAAGCACACCTCAAAAACCCCGACCTTGCCGCACTCGACACGAATTGCTTTTCCTTATTTTTATCCCGGTATTCTTCTACCTATGGAGAAAGAAATACCTCAATACCCATTCTGATCGAGCAATATACTCAAAAAAAAGGTTTTTTTTCACGGGATCTCCTTTTCAGTGCGCTCAGAGAAAAAACCGGAAAGGAAAGCAAAGAAGACTGGAATTCTTTAATTGCTCAGTGGGAAAAGCTTAATGGTCCACTGAAAGTGGCAATATCCCGCCTGCATCAGGCCGGTAATATCGCCAAAGCCGACAGCCTGTTCCGCGTACTCGACCATGGAATGCCCCTCACCGGTATCGATCTGATACGTTGGGCACAAATAAAAGGGGTTTTAGAAGAATACGAAAAGGGGGCGCAACTCCTCTGCCGTATCATTAAGCAGGAACCGCAGTTAAAATCTCTGGCACAACACGATTTAAGTGAAATTATCAGTGATGCCCCACCTGAAGAAAAGCACACCGCGCTCAACACATTTAAGACCTGTTATCTTCAAACACTCCATAGGACGGATGAAATCTTTCAATTCCGCCAATGGATTGCCAAACTTTATTTGCAGCACAATTTTGACAAGGATGCAGTAACCGTTCTTTTAGAAACCGAATCGGATTCACTTCCCATAGGAAATGAATTACTCTCCCTGGCTATGAAACGATACCGTCAGAATGCATTCGGGAAAACGATTTATCCTGCTCGCACCGCCTACAACCGTCTGGACAATAAGAACGACAAGGTGCTATGCGCAACCCTTTTATCCCATTCCTATCAGGAACTGGGTGTTGTTGACTCTGCAATATGGTGGCTGGAAAAAACCGGGTTAGGTAAAAGTTCAAATAAAATCAATGCTGTTACCCTTTATCAGAATGCCGGACTTCACGACCGTGCATCAAAGCTGATTAACTCAATGCCCCCATCCATTAACAGGGATACACTTCTTATCCGGCAGTATATTTTCACCAACAAACTCGACAGTGCCAAAACAACAACATCTTTGGTCACCGGAAAGGAACGATGGCGGAACAATAAACTGGAAGCCTCGCTGTGGAAATTGCGAATACTTCTTTTCAGCGGTAAGGGAAATGAAGCCAAGGCTCAACTCGATTCGCTGAACTATCAAGCCGCCTGGCCCTATGCCGCCGAAGTTCTTCATTATGATTTCACGTTCCGTCGAATAAAAAATTTTCCTGATGCCTTTAAGGACTGGGGAATGGTAGAACATGCTTATTATACGGGAAACCCCGGAAGTGTTGTTTTATCTTCCGGATTCACCACCTATCCCCCACCTGTCATTGCAACAATTGCCTTGAGACTGTCAAGAGCATTTATGAATAAAAACGATCCTGAGAATGCGCTGATAACCCTCAACAAAATACCCCATGAATCGGTCTCACCGGAAGTGGAATATATCAGAGCAGAGGCTCTTATAGAGGCGGGGAGAATCAATGAGGGCAAAACGCTCCTCGAACAACTGATCATGGACCATCCACACGATGTATTTTCAAATAAGGCCCGAATACTGATTATGAATATTCCGGCCCTTGAGTAGTTACTGTTCGTTATGCAAGTCAAAGGATGTGAACTCATGAGTATCCGATGGATCAGAAATGTAATCATCGACAATGAAAAGAGTACTCTGGAAATCCAACTGGGAGAATATCATATCGGAGACAAATGTTATACCAGAATAGGAAGTGATCTCGAAAACTGGTTTAGCAGCATATCGCAGGATCGTGATGATATTATTGCACAGGGGCTAGATATTCTCAAAAGGCGACTTACTGACAAAGCAATTACATATCCTGACGGCAGGGACTATGATTGGAAATAAAAAAGCTTTGGACAAGGATTGATTTTTAACTTTTCCCGAGATATTTTAAAGAAAGAGACAGGATGTGTCTTCATTGATTAACGCTGAAGGGACTTTGTACATGATACCCGAAAATCCATACTTTCTATTAATAATACAGGCATTTATTCTTCTTCTGGGAATTTCTCTTGGACGTTCCATTTTGTTGCTGAAAATCCGCAAGGAAGAAAACAAGAAGAAGGAAATAGAACTTGCAATACTGTCCAAACGCTCGGAAGTAATTAATGAGGGCAAAAAAGTTGCCCATAACCTCGAAGAACTTCTTTATAACGCTCAGGTGAGAAAAGAAATAGATGATATAATTCGTAAAGACGGCAAAGGCTGAGGATCTTTTAATGCCTGACTTGCCTGCACTTCCCCCTCAATTTTCAGTCAACAATACGATTCTCTAATACTGCCGTTATTATCGTTCCGGTTGCCTGCAATATCCTTGCAGCAATTCCTCCTGTATTGATGAGATAAAAAATTATATTTTTTCAAGAAAAGTATTGACACCTAAAAAAAACATTCATTATACTTCATCGGTGCTTTATGATTTTGTTTCTATACCCGGCCTGGGCTGAAGGGAGGTGAAGAAGGATGTTAATCGATGAACAATTCGATGCTGACGATGTATTGCGGGATATGGATGAGAGATTTGCGGAAGCGGAAGATGATTTAGTGCTCGATGATGACATGAGAGAGCTTGACTTTGGCAATATGGATGTTGAAAATGCAAATTTCCGTGAATTAGCAAGCGACATCGACAATGCAGAGGATCTCTGGGAATAAATAATCGACAAGAGCAGACCGGACGAAACTTCATTTCAATCCAGAGAATTTTCTTTTCTTATTTCTGAATTTATATTATACAGATGTCGAAAGAACAGGCTTACTTTGTCTCTGATGCTCATTTAGGAATATTTATCCCAAACCATGAACAGCGAGAAAAACATCTTCTTACCTTTTTCCGGGAAATCTCCTCACATGCCACCCATGTGTTTATTCTTGGTGATCTGTTTGACTTCTGGATAGAATACAAATACAGTATCCGTCCCGATTATTTCCCAGCTCTTCATACTCTGCGGAATATGGTAGAAAAGGGAGTGAATATTCATTATATTGCCGGCAACCATGATTTTGCAATCGGACCTTTTCTGCAAGAAACAATCGGTCTCCATATTCACTGCGACCACGCAGAAATGGAACTCCAGGGCAAAAGAATCCATTTATTTCATGGTGACGGTCTCTTAAAAGCCGATATCAGCTACCGTATGCTTCGAAAAATTCTTCGGAATAAAACTAATCAGCGGCTCTATCGATTACTTCATCCCAACATAGCCGTTCCCTTGGCCACTTTTTTC of Chitinivibrionales bacterium contains these proteins:
- a CDS encoding BamA/TamA family outer membrane protein; translated protein: MRLFIAGSITVTCIPYCVFSRPFIFDDSTHTAIVREPVPKRIALFRKVRKSATGEKIAAISLFLDSLGYFSPTFDTVSGDTMKVSAGPRSDIDTIIIRSSLECTFDSLATLSFPRPYAAGEVGLIADKAVHFAANRGFPFARASLDIRKSLPDSVNQKTDSSLTVFIDIETDKPYRFASPLFMGELSTKEKVLVHDIITKKGARFSLDAIEQSRRRLLSRDYITSVETGVPAIIDDSSPGTKKESASDTVFDRPNHQEEDEPGVAVPFIITDKSGLGLNGALTFQSESDTRLIGVLDVSLLNVFGRGESAVLTYKGEKNLQQFEMNVSKAWLFGLPLFINIGFGLEIKENEYGHLHGKGIFLTELKPQWQAGVALKGQETSVEENVDLIRESWQFYGADLLLMRKAERYRAGNLSRGLFIETGTGIADKGGKNNSRWHLGFSADFHVPLLARQAIATRITAKNLFTKEKDLSDVELYRVGGYNSIRGYADNQFSLQTVAYMQGEYLFYFKERGSAYIFIDCGTGLKSKSALSTQSRIEMLGYGIGIRIPTGIGTASVEWARNYEETRGFGRIHILFQNPLASRTPWR